Proteins from one Ictidomys tridecemlineatus isolate mIctTri1 chromosome 14, mIctTri1.hap1, whole genome shotgun sequence genomic window:
- the Rhobtb2 gene encoding rho-related BTB domain-containing protein 2, which produces MDSDMDYERPNVETIKCVVVGDNAVGKTRLICARACNATLTQYQLLATHVPTVWAIDQYRVCQEVLERSRDVVDDVSVSLRLWDTFGDHHKDRRFAYGRSDVVVLCFSIANPNSLHHVKTMWYPEIKHFCPRAPVILVGCQLDLRYADLEAVNRARRPLARPIKPNEILPPEKGREVAKELGIPYYETSVVAQFGIKDVFDNAIRAALISRRHLQFWKSHLRNVQRPLLQAPFLPPKPPPPIIVVPDPPSSSEECPAHLLEDPLCADVILVLQERVRIFAHKIYLSTSSSKFYDLFLMDLSEGELGGPSGPGGARPEDHRGHPDQHHHHHHHHHGRDFLLRAASFDVCESVDEAGGSGPAGLRASTSDGILRGNGTGYLPGRGRVLSSWSRAFVSIQEEMAEDPLTYKSRLMVVVKMDNSIQPGPFRAVLKYLYTGELGENERDLMHIAHIAELLEVFDLRMMVANILNNEAFMNQEITKAFHVRRTNRIKECLAKGTFSDVTFILDDGTISAHKPLLISSCDWMAAMFGGPFVESSTREVVFPYTSKSCMRAVLEYLYTGMFTSSPDLDDMKLIILANRLCLPHLVALTEQYTVTGLMEATQMMVDIDGDVLVFLELAQFHCAYQLADWCLHHICTNYNNVCRKFPRDMKAMSPENQEYFEKHRWPPVWYLKEEDHYQRARKEREKEDYLHLKRQPKRRWLFWNSPSSPSSSAANSSSPSSSSAVV; this is translated from the exons ATGGATTCTGACATGGATTATGAAAGACCAAACGTAGAGACCATCAAGTGCGTGGTGGTGGGGGACAACGCCGTGGGCAAGACCAGGCTCATCTGTGCCCGGGCTTGCAATGCCACCCTCACTCAATACCAGCTGCTTGCCACCCATGTGCCCACAGTGTGGGCCATCGACCAGTATCGTGTTTGCCAGGAG gTGCTGGAACGCTCCCGAGATGTGGTAGATGACGTCAGCGTCTCCTTGCGCCTCTGGGACACCTTTGGAGACCACCATAAAGATCGCCGCTTTGCTTATGGGAG ATCAGATGTGGTGGTTTTGTGCTTCTCCATTGCCAACCCCAATTCCCTCCACCATGTCAAGACCATGTGGTACCCAGAAATTAAGCACTTCTGCCCCCGAGCACCTGTCATCCTGGTGGGTTGCCAGCTGGACCTGCGCTATGCCGACCTGGAGGCTGTCAACAGGGCCAGGAGGCCCTTGGCCAG GCCCATCAAGCCCAATGAGATCCTTCCTCCGGAGAAAGGCCGGGAGGTGGCTAAGGAGCTGGGTATCCCTTATTATGAGACCAGCGTGGTGGCTCAGTTTGGCATCAAGGACGTCTTTGACAATGCCATTCGTGCTGCGCTCATCTCCCGCCGCCACCTGCAGTTCTGGAAGTCCCACCTCCGCAATGTGCAGCGGCCTCTGCTGCAGGCACCCTTCCTGCCCCCCAAGCCCCCGCCCCCCATCATCGTGGTGCCCGACCCCCCCTCCAGCAGTGAGGAGTGCCCCGCCCACCTCCTGGAGGACCCGCTCTGCGCGGACGTCATCCTGGTGCTGCAGGAGCGGGTGCGCATCTTTGCCCACAAGATCTacctctccacctcctcctctaaGTTCTACGACCTGTTTCTCATGGACCTGAGCGAGGGGGAGCTGGGGGGCCCCTCGGGGCCAGGGGGGGCTCGCCCAGAGGACCACCGGGGCCACCCTGatcaacaccaccaccatcaccaccaccaccacgggCGGGACTTTCTGCTTCGGGCAGCCAGCTTTGATGTGTGTGAGAGCGTGGACGAGGCTGGGGGCTCTGGTCCTGCCGGCCTGCGGGCTTCAACCAGTGACGGGATCTTAAGGGGCAATGGAACAGGGTACCTGCCCGGCAGGGGTCGTGTGCTATCTTCCTGGAGCCGAGCTTTTGTGAGCATCCAGGAAGAGATGGCAGAGGATCCTCTGACATACAAATCCCggctgatggtggtggtgaagatGGACAACTCCATCCAGCCAGGGCCCTTCCGAGCAGTTCTCAAGTACCTGTACACTGGGGAGCTGGGTGAGAACGAGCGGGACCTCATGCACATTGCCCACATTGCTGAGCTGCTGGAGGTCTTCGATCTGCGCATGATGGTGGCCAACATCCTCAACAATGAGGCCTTCATGAACCAGGAGATCACCAAGGCCTTCCATGTTCGCCGCACCAACCGAATTAAGGAGTGCTTGGCCAAAGGCACCTTTTCAG ACGTGACCTTCATCCTGGATGACGGCACCATCAGTGCCCACAAGCCCCTGTTGATTTCCAGCTGTGACTGGATGGCTGCCATGTTTGGGGGGCCGTTTGTGGAGAGTTCCACCAGGGAG gtGGTGTTCCCTTACACGAGCAAGAGCTGCATGAGGGCGGTGCTGGAGTACCTCTACACGGGCATGTTCACCTCCAGTCCGGACCTGGACGACATGAAGCTCATCATCCTGGCCAACCGCCTCTGCCTGCCGCACCTGGTTGCCCTCACAG AGCAGTACACAGTGACGGGGCTGATGGAAGCAACTCAGATGATGGTGGACATCGATGGGGACGTCCTTGTGTTCTTGGAACTGGCTCAG TTCCACTGTGCGTACCAGTTGGCCGACTGGTGTCTCCACCACATCTGCACCAACTACAACAACGTGTGCCGCAAGTTCCCCCGAGACATGAAGGCTATGTCCCCAG